One Microbispora sp. ZYX-F-249 DNA segment encodes these proteins:
- the rraA gene encoding ribonuclease E activity regulator RraA, protein MSFATADLYDAHGDALRSCVTQFRSYGARTRFSGQISTVRCLEDNALVKQVLATPGGGRVLVVDGGGSLRTALLGDMIAASALKNGWAGVVINGAVRDTAALARLDLGVKALGSNPRKSAKTGLGEVDVPVTFGDVTFTPGEWLYSDEDGILVSDQPRK, encoded by the coding sequence ATGAGCTTCGCGACCGCCGATCTCTACGACGCCCACGGTGACGCGCTGCGCAGTTGCGTCACGCAGTTCCGCTCGTACGGCGCTCGCACGCGGTTCTCCGGGCAGATTTCGACGGTGCGCTGCCTGGAGGACAACGCGCTCGTGAAGCAGGTGCTCGCGACGCCGGGCGGAGGGCGCGTGCTGGTGGTCGACGGCGGCGGGTCGCTGCGGACCGCGCTGCTCGGCGACATGATCGCGGCCTCGGCCCTGAAGAACGGCTGGGCCGGCGTGGTGATCAACGGCGCCGTCCGGGACACGGCCGCCCTGGCTCGTCTCGACCTCGGCGTCAAGGCGCTCGGTTCCAACCCCCGCAAGAGCGCCAAGACCGGCCTCGGAGAGGTCGACGTCCCGGTGACCTTCGGGGACGTGACCTTCACTCCGGGAGAGTGGCTCTACAGCGACGAGGACGGCATCCTGGTCAGCG